The DNA window AGAACTCGAACAATATGGCCGTGAGAATATCGCGTATCGCTCTCGGAGTGACATTAGCCTTCATCTCTACTTCGCTAGTTTCCCAACAGCAGAGTGGAGAAACGAAACTCGGTTCGGAAACTCCCGCAAGTGAGGTTTACAGGGTCGGCGGAAGTGTGAGTCCTCCGCAGGTCATCAAGGCTCCCGATCCGCAGTACTCCAAGGAAGCTCTCAAGAAGAAGATCGAGGGAACGGTAGTCCTTTGGGTCGTGATCGGTCCCGACGGTGTGCCAAAGGATGTCAGAGTGCAGCGGTCACTCGGATACGGACTGGATCAGGAGGCGATCGAGGCCGTAAAGAAATGGAAGTTCAAACCCGCGAAATTGAAGGGTCAGCCCGTCACAGTGCAGGTCAACGTCGAAGTCAACTTCCGACTCTATCAGCGTTATTGAGCGTGAGCGGGAGCAGTCGTCTCCGCTTCCACAGAAAACTTGCTCTAGCTTTGTGGGCTTCCAGTCGATCTTCGGTTCACCCGATATTCGGTTCTTCGGCTGCAGTTCTCGCTCTTTCACATCCCGACTGGTTGCTGCGACAGCGGCCGCGGTCGACGCCTAGCCATGACTCTTTCAGTCCTGGGTTATCCGTCGTTCGAAGCAAGTGCCTGCTTCGCACTTGACTGACTCCGATCATCATTTTTGCTTTTTCCGAGAACCGAGAACCGAGAACGAACTCTCATACCTCGCACCTCGCACACTTTTCCTTCTCAAGCTCCTGAAAACACTGCCCGT is part of the Terriglobia bacterium genome and encodes:
- a CDS encoding energy transducer TonB codes for the protein MAVRISRIALGVTLAFISTSLVSQQQSGETKLGSETPASEVYRVGGSVSPPQVIKAPDPQYSKEALKKKIEGTVVLWVVIGPDGVPKDVRVQRSLGYGLDQEAIEAVKKWKFKPAKLKGQPVTVQVNVEVNFRLYQRY